A single Marinitoga aeolica DNA region contains:
- a CDS encoding SPW repeat domain-containing protein — protein sequence MTWKGWTVLIFAVWLIIAAFIPGVVGSSSANLTNFLIAGIVFIAAGLPMLRNANKTAAWIILISGVWLLISAFIPGVTGSKAGAMTNDLLFGILTAIFAFFDRKSSPEVFFEQNNNK from the coding sequence ATGACATGGAAAGGTTGGACAGTATTAATTTTTGCAGTTTGGTTAATTATCGCAGCATTTATTCCTGGTGTTGTTGGTTCATCAAGTGCTAATTTAACAAATTTCTTAATCGCCGGTATTGTATTTATAGCAGCAGGGTTACCAATGCTTAGAAACGCCAATAAGACAGCTGCATGGATAATATTAATTTCTGGTGTATGGTTACTTATTTCCGCTTTCATTCCTGGAGTTACTGGTTCAAAAGCAGGTGCAATGACAAATGATTTATTATTTGGTATTTTAACTGCAATATTCGCTTTTTTTGATAGAAAATCCTCTCCAGAAGTTTTCTTTGAACAAAATAACAACAAGTAA
- a CDS encoding MoaD/ThiS family protein — MLKIKFMSNLRTIVDKKSIELKIEKEKSIEDLLNFIGKKIDSKFEIIKKEKDHMVLKLYIDLMGQKSYITMRVKFIHNNEFITTDKKIKDGELQILPLLGGG, encoded by the coding sequence ATGTTGAAGATAAAGTTTATGAGTAATTTAAGAACAATTGTTGATAAAAAGTCTATTGAACTAAAAATTGAAAAGGAAAAAAGTATTGAAGATTTGTTAAATTTTATTGGTAAAAAGATAGATTCTAAATTTGAAATAATAAAAAAAGAAAAAGATCATATGGTCTTAAAATTATATATTGATCTCATGGGTCAAAAGAGTTATATAACAATGAGGGTAAAATTTATACACAATAATGAATTTATTACAACTGACAAAAAAATTAAAGATGGGGAATTACAAATATTGCCATTACTTGGCGGCGGATGA
- a CDS encoding metallophosphoesterase family protein, with translation MKIAFISDIHSNLEALNAVLDDIKKRNVEKIYCLGDLVGYGPNPNEVVEIIRKMNIESIMGNYDDAIGYEKESCGCAYNPGRETEVGDESINWTIKNTSKENKEFLKSLPMKKEIEIEGVKILLVHGSPLNHLLEYVKPNITPERLKELTDNVNADIIINGHTHLMMAKHLHGKTVLNPGSVGRTKDREPLATYLILNIEKGVYNYEFVKVKYDVKITVEKIIKVGLPVELATVLALGGTFNMGKAKNIKKNDIGFKI, from the coding sequence ATGAAAATAGCTTTTATTTCTGATATTCATAGTAATTTAGAGGCATTAAATGCTGTATTAGATGATATTAAAAAAAGAAATGTTGAAAAAATTTATTGTTTAGGAGATTTAGTGGGTTATGGACCGAATCCTAATGAAGTAGTTGAAATTATAAGAAAAATGAATATTGAAAGTATTATGGGAAATTATGACGATGCTATTGGATATGAAAAAGAAAGTTGTGGCTGTGCATATAATCCAGGAAGAGAAACAGAAGTTGGAGATGAATCAATAAATTGGACAATAAAAAACACAAGTAAAGAAAATAAAGAATTCTTAAAATCATTGCCGATGAAAAAAGAAATTGAAATTGAGGGAGTAAAAATATTATTGGTACATGGTAGTCCATTAAATCATTTATTAGAATATGTAAAGCCTAATATAACACCGGAAAGATTAAAGGAATTAACAGATAATGTAAATGCAGATATAATAATTAATGGACATACACATTTAATGATGGCAAAACATTTACATGGAAAAACTGTACTAAACCCCGGGAGTGTCGGTAGAACAAAAGATAGGGAACCATTAGCAACATATTTAATATTAAATATTGAAAAAGGTGTATATAATTATGAGTTTGTTAAGGTAAAATATGATGTAAAAATCACTGTTGAAAAAATTATAAAAGTAGGATTACCTGTAGAGTTAGCAACAGTATTAGCATTAGGTGGAACATTTAATATGGGAAAAGCGAAAAACATTAAAAAGAATGATATAGGATTTAAAATATAA
- a CDS encoding sensor domain-containing diguanylate cyclase: protein MLYISIIFFIIAISTFAYLYLKTKNKLKREIKNFYSILDKLPFFIAIHNMEDIYYLSPGVEKVIGKKINKVSEYLDLFSKGEKVKILQVLSNEKEGFFQNTIREIMGKIYYITSSKINFFDTEFVLEVFKDITELSNKNKELEEMQRSIEVLDNIRNLTYTKNFNLSGTMESMFNYLRKISLIDIFAYNTLLEDKRSAKVTIYYENKKIEKKLDKSEKTLAWYFFDNNLDKLYVPEAFSFSKDGYKSSIDSYEFDENLNELTLYIFPYYFENKIHGLFAFGKKGKDAYSEKDKKILESIASHIDFVIKYQYILKKYNEEKNHFKELATKDALTQLYSRYYFNEWILKHAEYLKRKNKVSILVMIDIDKFKHINDTYGHVVGDEVLKFISNRFLENIRSMDIGVRFGGDEFLLVFPEASIDDIAKKMEIISEELKNNPFDFEISISYGISEFNGENYIKALKKADEEMYKMKNMKNGNNN, encoded by the coding sequence ATGTTATATATTTCTATTATTTTTTTTATTATTGCTATATCAACTTTTGCTTATCTTTATTTAAAAACAAAAAATAAATTAAAAAGAGAAATCAAGAATTTTTATTCAATTCTTGATAAATTGCCGTTTTTTATTGCTATTCATAATATGGAAGATATTTATTATTTAAGTCCAGGAGTAGAAAAAGTTATTGGTAAAAAGATTAATAAAGTAAGTGAATACTTAGATCTTTTTAGTAAAGGAGAAAAAGTAAAAATATTGCAAGTTCTTTCTAATGAAAAAGAAGGATTTTTTCAAAATACTATTAGAGAAATAATGGGAAAAATTTATTATATAACATCATCAAAAATAAACTTTTTTGATACTGAGTTTGTTCTTGAAGTTTTTAAAGATATAACTGAACTTTCAAATAAAAATAAAGAATTAGAAGAAATGCAACGTAGTATAGAAGTACTGGATAATATTCGGAATTTAACATATACAAAAAATTTTAATTTAAGTGGTACAATGGAAAGTATGTTTAATTATTTAAGAAAAATAAGTTTAATAGATATATTTGCATATAATACTCTTTTGGAAGATAAAAGAAGTGCAAAAGTAACTATTTATTATGAGAATAAAAAAATAGAAAAAAAATTAGACAAATCGGAAAAAACTTTGGCATGGTATTTTTTTGATAACAATTTAGACAAATTATACGTTCCGGAAGCTTTTTCTTTTTCAAAAGATGGTTATAAGAGTAGTATTGATTCATATGAATTCGATGAGAATCTCAATGAATTAACACTGTATATTTTTCCTTATTATTTTGAAAATAAAATTCACGGATTGTTTGCTTTTGGGAAAAAAGGGAAAGATGCTTATTCTGAGAAAGATAAAAAGATACTGGAATCAATAGCATCTCATATCGATTTTGTTATAAAATACCAATATATTCTCAAGAAATATAATGAAGAGAAAAATCATTTTAAAGAACTTGCTACGAAAGATGCATTAACTCAATTATATTCTAGATATTATTTTAATGAGTGGATATTAAAACATGCTGAATATCTTAAAAGAAAAAATAAGGTATCCATTTTGGTGATGATAGATATAGATAAATTTAAACATATTAATGATACATATGGGCATGTTGTAGGAGATGAAGTGTTAAAATTTATTTCAAATCGTTTTCTGGAAAATATCAGAAGTATGGATATAGGGGTTAGATTTGGCGGTGATGAATTTCTTCTTGTATTTCCGGAAGCTTCTATTGATGATATAGCTAAAAAAATGGAAATAATAAGTGAAGAATTGAAAAATAATCCTTTTGACTTTGAAATTTCAATATCATATGGTATATCTGAGTTTAATGGTGAAAATTATATTAAAGCATTAAAAAAAGCAGATGAAGAAATGTATAAAATGAAAAATATGAAAAATGGAAATAATAATTAA
- a CDS encoding amidohydrolase family protein, with protein sequence MYYLTKDGKFVYKNTKHNLNKYITPLITDTHMHILGFGEKLLNPDIEGLKKEDIEKIIIDKLKDNPEKVVLRGWSELNIDLDIYSKNTPIILIRRCGHIAIVNSVILERLTKEVDNKYIDFKKKIIKEKALEKFHEIYGFYSDVKRAYLKAKEYLLNKGYGFIHSDDLHGISKEDLPFDDELKVFEKVAINNYNELIDYYEKGYFNTFKAVKIYVDGSFGGRTAYLREKYNDGKDKGYLVWKEDELKKVLEFCENNNLHLCMHAIGDGAIDVILNVFEKTKPEYYHRIIHASILHDDQIEKIKKYNLILDMQPQFIESDKKILKNRLGKRSKLTYRFKKLFDEKIPMFFSSDAPVEIPDWFRDAKILNNSGIPLKYIIYNMTYFPEFIDKFNRENKYLIFNENPFERLTIPDIGG encoded by the coding sequence ATGTATTATTTAACAAAAGATGGAAAATTCGTATATAAAAACACTAAGCATAACTTGAATAAATATATAACACCATTAATAACAGATACGCATATGCATATTTTAGGTTTTGGTGAAAAATTATTAAATCCTGATATTGAGGGTTTAAAAAAAGAAGATATAGAGAAAATAATAATAGATAAATTAAAAGATAATCCAGAAAAAGTTGTTTTAAGAGGTTGGAGTGAATTAAATATAGATTTAGATATATATTCTAAAAATACACCTATAATACTTATAAGAAGATGTGGTCATATAGCAATTGTAAATTCTGTTATTTTAGAAAGGCTTACAAAAGAAGTTGATAATAAGTATATAGATTTTAAGAAAAAAATAATTAAAGAAAAAGCCCTGGAAAAATTTCATGAAATATATGGTTTTTATTCTGATGTAAAAAGAGCATATTTAAAAGCAAAAGAATATCTATTAAATAAAGGGTATGGATTTATTCATTCTGACGATTTACATGGTATAAGCAAAGAAGATTTACCTTTTGATGATGAATTAAAGGTTTTTGAGAAGGTTGCTATTAATAATTATAATGAATTAATCGATTATTATGAAAAAGGATATTTTAATACTTTTAAAGCAGTAAAAATATACGTTGATGGATCTTTTGGAGGAAGAACTGCATATTTAAGAGAAAAATATAATGATGGTAAGGATAAAGGATATTTAGTTTGGAAAGAAGATGAATTAAAAAAAGTATTAGAATTTTGTGAAAATAATAATCTTCATTTATGTATGCATGCAATAGGTGATGGAGCTATAGATGTAATTTTGAATGTATTTGAAAAAACAAAACCAGAGTATTATCATAGAATTATTCATGCATCAATTTTACATGACGATCAAATAGAAAAAATTAAAAAATATAATTTGATATTAGATATGCAACCACAATTTATTGAATCTGATAAAAAAATATTAAAAAATAGGTTAGGAAAAAGAAGTAAACTAACATATAGATTCAAGAAGTTATTTGATGAAAAAATTCCAATGTTTTTTTCTTCGGATGCACCAGTAGAAATACCAGATTGGTTTAGAGATGCAAAAATATTAAATAATAGCGGAATACCTTTAAAATATATAATATACAATATGACATATTTTCCAGAGTTTATAGATAAATTTAATAGAGAAAATAAGTATCTTATATTTAATGAAAATCCGTTTGAAAGATTAACAATTCCTGATATAGGAGGATAA
- a CDS encoding phospho-sugar mutase, translating to MDYMKVYEEWLNSPYVDEETKKELLSIKDNEKEIMERFYKELEFGTAGLRGILGAGTNRMNIYTVGKATQGLADFIKSKGEEYMKRGVVIAYDVRHNSDLFAKTAALILSANGIKAYLFDHIAPTPLLSFSVRRLHTAAGIVVTASHNPKNYNGYKVYWEQGSQILDDVAIPVMENIKKLTDFSMIKKISEEEALEKGLLEYVGKEIEDEYIEKVKGLAIREDIDKDVKIVYTPLNGTGNKPVRRVLAERGFNNVFVVPEQENPDPDFTTVGYPNPEDIKAFEYAKNLAKEKDADVIIATDPDCDRTAVVVKHNGEYVPLNGNQTGAILIKYIIEGRKEKGMLSDKGMIIKSIVTGDLGKELAEKYGVVTFETLTGFKNICGLENELEGKYDFEFGYEESIGYVTGTFVRDKDGVISSMFVSEAAGYYKKLGKTLVDVLNDMYKEIGYYFENNFSIIIEGLEGMAKMKRIMEVYRKEFPKEIGDMKLVRYIDYLEKKDIDLKTGETKETDVPKSNVLRFFFDDGSWYAVRPSGTEPKLKIYIYSKDKEEEKSKEKLKLMKEKIMEIINSVE from the coding sequence ATGGATTACATGAAAGTATATGAAGAATGGTTAAATAGTCCTTATGTGGACGAAGAAACTAAAAAAGAACTATTATCTATTAAAGATAACGAAAAAGAGATTATGGAAAGATTCTATAAAGAACTGGAATTTGGTACAGCTGGTTTAAGAGGTATATTAGGTGCTGGAACTAACAGAATGAATATATATACAGTAGGTAAAGCTACCCAGGGTTTAGCAGATTTTATTAAATCTAAAGGCGAAGAATATATGAAACGTGGTGTTGTTATTGCCTATGATGTAAGACATAATTCAGATCTTTTTGCTAAAACTGCAGCTTTAATTTTATCAGCTAATGGAATTAAAGCTTATTTATTTGATCATATAGCACCAACACCATTATTATCATTTTCTGTAAGAAGATTACATACTGCAGCAGGTATAGTTGTAACAGCAAGTCATAATCCAAAAAATTATAATGGTTATAAAGTGTATTGGGAACAAGGTTCTCAAATTTTAGATGATGTTGCAATACCTGTTATGGAAAATATAAAGAAATTAACAGATTTTTCTATGATTAAAAAGATTTCAGAAGAAGAAGCTTTAGAAAAAGGATTATTAGAATATGTTGGAAAAGAAATTGAAGATGAATATATAGAAAAAGTAAAAGGTTTAGCAATAAGAGAAGATATTGATAAAGATGTGAAAATTGTGTATACACCTCTTAATGGGACAGGTAATAAGCCAGTAAGAAGAGTATTAGCAGAAAGAGGATTTAATAATGTATTTGTTGTTCCAGAACAAGAAAATCCAGATCCAGACTTTACAACAGTTGGATACCCAAATCCTGAAGATATTAAAGCATTTGAATATGCTAAAAATCTTGCAAAAGAAAAAGATGCTGATGTAATAATTGCAACAGATCCAGATTGTGATAGAACAGCAGTTGTGGTAAAACATAATGGTGAATATGTTCCTCTAAATGGTAATCAAACTGGTGCAATATTAATTAAATATATAATCGAAGGTAGAAAAGAAAAAGGAATGCTTTCAGATAAAGGTATGATTATAAAATCAATAGTTACAGGTGATTTAGGAAAAGAATTAGCAGAAAAATATGGAGTAGTTACATTTGAAACATTAACAGGATTTAAAAACATTTGTGGGTTAGAGAATGAATTAGAAGGAAAATATGATTTTGAATTTGGATATGAAGAAAGTATTGGTTATGTAACAGGGACATTTGTAAGGGATAAAGATGGTGTTATTTCTTCAATGTTTGTATCTGAAGCAGCTGGATATTATAAAAAGCTTGGTAAAACATTAGTAGATGTTTTAAATGATATGTACAAAGAAATTGGTTATTATTTTGAAAATAATTTCTCCATAATTATTGAAGGTTTAGAAGGTATGGCAAAAATGAAAAGAATAATGGAAGTATATAGAAAAGAATTTCCAAAAGAAATTGGTGATATGAAACTTGTAAGATATATAGATTATTTAGAAAAGAAAGATATAGATTTAAAAACAGGTGAAACAAAAGAAACTGATGTTCCAAAATCAAATGTATTGAGATTCTTCTTTGATGATGGTTCATGGTATGCTGTAAGACCTTCAGGAACAGAACCAAAACTAAAGATCTACATTTATTCAAAAGATAAAGAAGAAGAAAAATCAAAAGAAAAATTAAAATTGATGAAAGAAAAAATAATGGAAATAATAAACTCAGTTGAGTAA
- a CDS encoding ArsR/SmtB family transcription factor translates to MKNLLYKWGDIIFEKDVEKLANVFSVLGSPIRIKILSLLLERPYCVNHISKSLNISQPLASQHLKSLKENGFVICERDAQRIRYKISSEEFKEFLNKLISEIKKLEVIK, encoded by the coding sequence ATAAAAAATCTTTTATACAAGTGGGGTGATATTATCTTTGAAAAAGACGTTGAAAAATTAGCTAATGTATTTTCAGTATTAGGTTCTCCTATCCGGATCAAAATTTTATCTTTATTATTGGAAAGACCTTATTGTGTAAATCATATATCAAAATCTTTGAATATTTCTCAACCATTAGCTTCTCAACATCTAAAATCATTAAAAGAAAATGGATTTGTAATTTGTGAAAGAGATGCACAAAGAATTAGATATAAAATTTCTTCTGAAGAATTTAAAGAATTTCTCAACAAATTAATTTCTGAAATTAAAAAATTAGAGGTGATCAAATGA
- a CDS encoding ArsB/NhaD family transporter has product MTTNAILVLIIVAAAYLYIIFGKKNKPVVVFSLALLISALRLVEGLDTENFSHVVDVDTLGLLTGMMMIVAFLSKSGFFEFFSIKIIKLGGKRFFLTVTMLMIIVALTSAFLDNVVTILVMAPMIFLIADMLEISPIPLIMLTILMDNIGGAATLIGSPLNLVIGSISGYSFNDFIVKMGPVSILAFIGVLIYFKKHLKINEKALLNIEKLKKMDENKAITDKKMMIYSLIDFVIVIVLFILHSTLHVELAVIALLGGSILVFKFAHGYEDIAKDIDWDMLFFFAGLYMTSYALEEVGFTEKIAHMFMPLEGTPLLLIGVFYLIAIITIPILNNVPSALILAPVIKILVGQGMTPVLWWAFAIGANFATSLTPLGAVQNIVAVNYLEKNLGRKFGFMEYMRWKIVPVLISLIIGLLYVGYLLYV; this is encoded by the coding sequence ATGACAACAAATGCCATTCTTGTATTAATAATTGTTGCAGCTGCCTATTTATATATTATTTTTGGAAAGAAAAACAAACCAGTTGTAGTTTTTAGTCTTGCATTATTAATCTCAGCACTAAGATTGGTTGAAGGCTTGGATACAGAAAATTTTAGTCATGTTGTCGATGTTGATACACTTGGGCTTTTAACTGGTATGATGATGATAGTTGCTTTTTTAAGCAAATCTGGTTTTTTTGAATTTTTTTCAATAAAAATAATAAAGCTTGGTGGAAAGAGGTTTTTTCTAACAGTAACAATGTTAATGATTATAGTTGCTTTAACATCAGCTTTTTTAGATAATGTTGTTACTATTTTAGTTATGGCACCAATGATTTTTTTAATAGCAGATATGCTTGAAATAAGTCCTATTCCTTTAATAATGCTTACAATATTAATGGATAATATTGGAGGTGCTGCTACATTAATTGGTAGTCCATTAAACCTTGTTATAGGTTCTATTAGCGGATATTCTTTTAATGATTTTATAGTAAAAATGGGACCGGTATCTATATTAGCATTTATAGGTGTATTGATATATTTCAAAAAACATCTAAAAATTAATGAAAAAGCTTTGTTAAACATCGAAAAATTGAAAAAAATGGATGAAAATAAAGCTATAACTGATAAAAAAATGATGATATACTCTTTAATAGATTTTGTTATAGTTATCGTTTTATTTATTCTACATTCTACACTTCATGTAGAATTAGCGGTAATTGCTCTATTAGGAGGTTCTATTCTTGTATTTAAATTTGCTCATGGATATGAAGATATCGCTAAAGATATCGATTGGGATATGTTGTTTTTCTTTGCTGGGTTATATATGACATCTTATGCTTTAGAAGAAGTTGGATTTACTGAAAAAATAGCCCACATGTTTATGCCTTTAGAAGGAACCCCACTTCTACTTATAGGTGTGTTTTATTTAATAGCTATTATTACAATTCCAATTTTAAATAACGTACCTTCTGCATTAATTTTAGCACCTGTAATTAAAATACTGGTTGGACAGGGAATGACTCCTGTATTATGGTGGGCTTTTGCTATAGGAGCTAATTTCGCTACAAGTTTAACTCCATTGGGAGCAGTTCAAAATATTGTAGCTGTAAATTATCTTGAAAAAAATCTGGGAAGAAAATTTGGGTTTATGGAATATATGAGATGGAAAATAGTTCCTGTATTAATATCTTTAATTATTGGTTTATTATATGTCGGATACTTATTATATGTATAA
- the arsB gene encoding ACR3 family arsenite efflux transporter, translating into MEKKMNVFEKYLSLWVAVCIVLGVLIGKIIPAFPQTLSKWEYANVSIPVAILIWLMIFPMMLKIDFSSLKYVGKNPKGLIVTLTVNWIIKPFTMYFFAWIFFKYIFAAFINPELASEYIAGAVLLGAAPCTAMVFVWSYLSDGDPAYTLVQVAINDLVILFAFAPIVSFLLKVGNVDVPFDTLLFSVIIFVLFPLIAAIITRRYIINKKGIEWFNNVFLKEFSVVSTIGLLLTLIILFSFQGEVILNNYLHILLIAVPLIIQTFFIFSIGYFWAYKWKLPHRIAAPASMIGASNFFELAVAVAISLFGLESGAVLATVVGVLVEVPVMLTLVNIANKTRNKFVWE; encoded by the coding sequence ATGGAGAAAAAAATGAACGTATTTGAAAAATACCTAAGTTTATGGGTTGCAGTTTGTATCGTTTTAGGAGTTTTAATAGGCAAAATTATACCTGCGTTTCCTCAAACATTAAGTAAATGGGAATATGCTAATGTTTCGATACCTGTAGCAATATTAATATGGTTAATGATTTTTCCTATGATGCTGAAAATTGATTTTTCCAGTTTAAAATATGTTGGGAAAAATCCAAAAGGATTAATTGTTACTTTAACAGTAAATTGGATTATAAAACCATTTACTATGTATTTTTTTGCATGGATATTTTTTAAATATATATTTGCTGCATTTATAAACCCAGAACTTGCTAGCGAATATATTGCAGGAGCAGTATTATTAGGAGCAGCTCCTTGCACTGCAATGGTATTTGTTTGGAGTTATTTAAGTGATGGTGATCCTGCATATACTCTTGTTCAGGTTGCTATAAATGATTTAGTGATTCTATTTGCATTTGCTCCAATAGTCTCATTTCTATTAAAAGTTGGAAATGTAGATGTTCCATTTGACACATTATTATTTTCTGTTATAATATTCGTATTATTCCCTTTAATTGCTGCAATAATTACTAGAAGATATATTATAAATAAAAAAGGTATTGAATGGTTTAATAATGTATTTTTGAAAGAATTTTCTGTAGTATCAACTATAGGATTATTATTGACTTTAATAATTTTGTTTTCATTCCAGGGGGAAGTTATTTTAAATAATTATTTGCATATATTATTAATTGCTGTACCATTAATAATACAAACATTTTTCATTTTTTCAATTGGATATTTTTGGGCATATAAATGGAAATTACCTCATAGAATAGCTGCTCCAGCATCTATGATTGGTGCAAGCAACTTTTTTGAATTAGCTGTAGCAGTAGCTATATCATTATTTGGTTTGGAATCTGGAGCTGTTTTAGCTACTGTTGTTGGAGTTTTAGTAGAAGTACCTGTAATGCTTACATTGGTAAATATCGCCAATAAAACAAGAAATAAATTTGTATGGGAGTGA
- a CDS encoding OsmC family protein — MEFLQEFKLKTKFLPEESVALHIARDLETKISVNPDRKHKNAHTPVEMVIAALGSCVMINLQRFLLDEGVKYSDIDMELKGYRDPEIPKLVKIEYSIKVDGNLKEYDLEEVKAKIEKSSTTYNTLKDAVEIIGKIEFSK, encoded by the coding sequence ATGGAGTTTTTACAAGAATTTAAATTAAAAACAAAGTTTTTACCTGAAGAGTCTGTTGCGTTGCATATTGCCAGAGATTTAGAAACCAAAATATCAGTAAATCCAGATAGGAAACATAAAAATGCTCATACACCTGTAGAGATGGTAATAGCAGCTTTAGGATCATGTGTAATGATAAATCTACAAAGATTTTTATTAGATGAAGGTGTAAAATATTCAGATATTGATATGGAATTAAAAGGTTATAGAGATCCAGAGATACCTAAATTAGTTAAGATTGAATACAGTATTAAAGTAGATGGTAACCTTAAAGAGTATGACCTGGAAGAAGTAAAAGCAAAAATTGAAAAAAGTAGTACAACTTATAATACTTTAAAAGATGCAGTAGAAATAATTGGAAAAATAGAATTCTCAAAATAG
- a CDS encoding ArsR/SmtB family transcription factor — MNKFVEMIKLFSDETRLRILNILFQGEHCNCDLEEVLGLSQPNISKHLKKIMLLDLATSRKSSYWTYYKINEEVFNKHPFMIEIMKEIQELEPFKSDLIKLREYKNSPGRCQINLNSREV; from the coding sequence ATGAATAAATTTGTTGAAATGATAAAACTTTTTTCTGATGAAACAAGGTTAAGAATATTAAACATCCTTTTTCAAGGTGAACATTGTAATTGTGATTTGGAAGAGGTTTTAGGATTATCTCAACCAAATATTTCAAAGCATTTAAAAAAAATAATGTTACTTGATTTGGCTACAAGCAGAAAAAGTTCATATTGGACATATTATAAGATAAATGAAGAAGTCTTTAATAAACATCCTTTTATGATTGAAATAATGAAAGAAATACAGGAATTAGAACCATTCAAATCTGATTTAATAAAATTAAGAGAATATAAAAATTCACCTGGAAGATGCCAAATAAATTTGAATTCAAGGGAGGTATAA
- a CDS encoding ArsR/SmtB family transcription factor, whose translation MNISYNDKKFHDIATIFSIFSDVTRLRILTVLLSGAKNVKTICDTLNLKQSTCSHQLKILKQSNIVKSERRGQHIFYFINNKYIKKIFDFGYLLTEEL comes from the coding sequence TTGAATATTTCATATAATGATAAGAAATTTCATGATATAGCTACTATTTTTTCTATATTTTCTGATGTTACAAGATTGCGTATTCTAACTGTTTTATTATCCGGGGCAAAAAATGTCAAAACAATATGCGATACATTAAATTTAAAACAATCAACATGCTCTCATCAATTAAAAATTTTAAAACAATCCAACATAGTAAAATCAGAACGACGTGGACAACATATTTTTTACTTTATTAATAATAAATATATTAAAAAAATTTTTGATTTTGGTTATTTACTTACCGAAGAATTATAA